A single region of the Leptodactylus fuscus isolate aLepFus1 chromosome 5, aLepFus1.hap2, whole genome shotgun sequence genome encodes:
- the LOC142204593 gene encoding protein kinase C theta type-like has translation MKPSQVFLASLPGRNTFMAVKVVTRTEYNAAVIMRERQMLLKVRDCPFICQLNAAHQSQDNAYFIMEYLSGGSLEELITMCGRLNTDTVRFYTAEIACGLHFLHTRNIVHRDIKPSNIMLDGNGHICIIDLGIARERATSSTKIHGTAGTPSHQDPEVQEFHAAIDWWRLGIVMSRMSTGFHPFHYGGNFTRNEPKLPSRLDADLEDLLLNLLQVNSKMLDVYSNIRNHPFFNIICWEDLEKKRARPPFIPFKAIPKNENLPWPENQTLHPEDEFNYMSPSWTRTMPLLLRDLGCRKHPLQPSEDCEVTTKSLPTP, from the exons ATGAAGCCAAGCCAG GTGTTCCTGGCATCATTACCCGGCAGAAACACCTTCATGGCCGTCAAGGTTGTCACCAGGACAGAATACAACGCAGCAGTGATAATGAGAGAACGGCAGATGCTCCTGAAGGTCCGAGACTGCCCATTTATTTGCCAACTGAATGCCGCACACCAGTCTCAGGACAACGCGTATTTCATCATGGAGTATCTGTCCGGCGGCAGCCTAGAGGAATTAATAACAATGTGCGGCAGACTGAACACCGACACCGTAAG ATTCTACACAGCAGAGATCGCATGTGGACTCCACTTCCTCCATACACGCAACATCGTCCACAG AGATATAAAACCATCAAATATTATGCTGGATGGAAATGGACACATCTGCATCATCGACCTGGGGATTGCCCGCGAACGTGCCACCTCCTCTACTAAGATCCATGGAACAGCGGGCACACCAAGTCATCAGGACCCCGAGGTGCAGGAATTTCATGCAGCGATCGACTGGTGGAGACTGGGCATTGTCATGTCCAGAATGTCAACAGGATTCCATCCATTTCACTATGGCGGCAACTTCACCAGAAACGAGCCAAAGCTTCCATCTCGGCTGGATGCCGACCTAGAAGATCTGCTGCTGAACCTGCTGCAGGTAAACTCGAAGATGCTAGATGTGTACAGCAACATCAGAAACCATCCATTTTTCAACATCATCTGCTGGGAGGATTTGGAGAAGAAAAGAGCACGGCCGCCTTTTATTCCATTCAAGGCTATTCCGAAGAATGAAAACCTACCATGGCCGGAGAACCAAACTCTTCACCCGGAGGACGAATTCAATTACATGTCCCCAAGTTGGACCCGGACCATGCCTCTGCTGCTGCGAGACCTCGGCTGCCGAAAACATCCTCTCCAACCATCTGAAGACTGCGAAGTTACAACCAAGTCGTTGCCCACACCTTGA